In one Mucilaginibacter ginsenosidivorax genomic region, the following are encoded:
- a CDS encoding DUF4184 family protein, whose protein sequence is MPLTFAHPAIILPLKHLPKRWYSLTGLIAGSMTPDFEYFIRMQVKSNYSHTLSGLFWFDVPLGILLSYVYLVLVRDGFIDNLPRFLNSRFSKYQYLPLNISLLSVAVMACSVFIGSASHLFWDGFTHPKGYFVQHFPALTKTMSLGGHRVFIYKILQHGSTFIGFAAIAAVIIPMPKNEAVRTHTIGKYWVIVVLSIVLITIIRLSIGLKLHQIGNLLVTVIAGGLIGLIVVSLILIKNTRINVR, encoded by the coding sequence ATGCCCCTCACCTTCGCTCATCCGGCTATCATTTTACCCTTAAAACATCTTCCCAAACGCTGGTATTCCTTAACTGGTTTGATAGCCGGCAGCATGACGCCCGATTTTGAATATTTTATCAGGATGCAGGTAAAAAGTAATTATAGCCATACGTTGTCCGGGTTGTTTTGGTTTGATGTGCCCCTGGGTATCTTGCTTAGCTATGTTTACCTGGTGCTGGTAAGGGATGGGTTTATTGATAATTTGCCCCGGTTCCTCAACAGCCGCTTTTCCAAGTATCAATACCTGCCTTTAAATATTTCGTTATTGTCCGTCGCCGTCATGGCGTGTTCGGTTTTTATTGGGTCGGCCTCGCATCTTTTTTGGGATGGCTTTACTCATCCCAAGGGGTATTTTGTTCAACATTTTCCAGCACTTACAAAAACAATGAGCCTCGGGGGGCATCGTGTGTTTATTTATAAGATACTACAACATGGTAGCACGTTCATTGGGTTTGCCGCCATCGCGGCGGTTATTATACCGATGCCCAAAAATGAGGCTGTCAGGACACACACAATCGGCAAATATTGGGTAATAGTAGTGCTTTCTATAGTATTAATAACCATCATAAGGTTATCAATAGGCCTTAAATTACATCAGATTGGGAATTTATTGGTAACGGTTATTGCGGGAGGGTTAATCGGATTAATCGTGGTTTCGCTTATATTAATTAAAAATACCAGGATTAACGTAAGGTAA